A stretch of DNA from Malus sylvestris chromosome 9, drMalSylv7.2, whole genome shotgun sequence:
CTAACAATGGTTAAGAGTCCTGATAATAAGATCACAGACATAGGTACTACTAATGGGAAAAAGGAGAGCAAAGGTCGAAGAAGGGTTGAAATCAAGAGAGTTGAAGACAAGAACAAGCGTCACGTGACCTTCTCCAAGCGCAAAAGGGGTCTCTTCAACAAAGCCGCGGAGCTCAGCGTTTTTACTGGTGCAGAGACGGTTGCCATTGTCGTGTCAAGCAATGGCAAGGTTTTCTGCTTCGGAAGCCCCTCACCTGACACCGTCATCAAGCGCTACCTTAGTGACAATACCTTCTTACTACCTGCAGGTCAACCAGATAATCATCTCCAAAACAACAACATTCACCATTCTagtaataagaaacaaataaaggATTATGTGGAAGCTTCGACACGCTTGAAGGAAGCGAAAGTATTGAAGGGTGGGAAGAAAAATTATAGTAATAATAATGGAGGAGATGGAGGAGATGGAGGAGATGGAGGTGGTTCTTATGGGTGGTGGGAGAGGCCAATTGGGATGATGACTAGTTTGGAAGAGTTGGAAGAGTACAGGGATGCTTTgtacaaattgaaacacaatGTGGAGGTTCGAACGAATCAGATGATCCGGGAAACTAGTCCTTCCACTCACTTTTCCCCGCTTTTGTTTATGGATGATATCTGGAATTCTCCTGAATTAAGCCAGCGTCAAGGGTGCATGGCACcagaatttaatttcttcatatgATATCGATGTAAATAAGTATGATTGGAACGGAGTTACTTATCTTTTGTAATCGTCATGGCATTTGATGAAGGGTTTTAGCTGGATAGGGTTGATGACT
This window harbors:
- the LOC126634203 gene encoding agamous-like MADS-box protein AGL29, coding for MVKSPDNKITDIGTTNGKKESKGRRRVEIKRVEDKNKRHVTFSKRKRGLFNKAAELSVFTGAETVAIVVSSNGKVFCFGSPSPDTVIKRYLSDNTFLLPAGQPDNHLQNNNIHHSSNKKQIKDYVEASTRLKEAKVLKGGKKNYSNNNGGDGGDGGDGGGSYGWWERPIGMMTSLEELEEYRDALYKLKHNVEVRTNQMIRETSPSTHFSPLLFMDDIWNSPELSQRQGCMAPEFNFFI